In Palaemon carinicauda isolate YSFRI2023 chromosome 18, ASM3689809v2, whole genome shotgun sequence, a genomic segment contains:
- the LOC137657957 gene encoding uncharacterized protein produces the protein MCEASLNDSSVTALRDSASSQTIISAASQDNLKYTKEYIAVSDLTTTTLLPEAEVDIACPYFTGKAKVAVLDKPLPCYPIQMIIGNDLAGSSVLKPKLIVTTPEVVIKDELSKKPGKISQVITRSSSKMSSTNFPPKVKNDRITEALDLVDIKKDQFAVLQQKDSSLKALWDKVVDPTDNPKTPYFYVEKNILFRHYKSPKAPTSNSWHDCFQVVFPEPLRKPLLDLAHSTESHLGVNKTYKRLFEDFYWPEMRKDIKEFIASCHHCQITGKPNEKIPPAPLQSIPVPKSPFDKTNGALERMHQTLKSLLRKYISETSQHWDEDLDLLMYVLRCTPHDSTGVSPFELMFGRKPRTILSSVKENILQRKPEETTNIYQYLKELKKKFTYIYDIATTNLVSSQQKMQNIYNKKAKMREFKTDDQVLVYHPIPGAPLREKYAGPYKIVHRTSKVNYIISTPDRKRQTQLVHVNLLKPYITPVKKVSPNIALVITKANTEVTKVPNLTIDEETNDGDETNLILSFKDFANSEILKSLSSYLSHLYVPQKQALKSLLLKFPDISTDIPKCSSTVHHDILLEPNTTPIRQPFYRATGVKLETLKREVQYLLDNNLAEPSTSPWASPCILVPKPNGQFRLCTDYRKLNKVTIKDSYPLPRVNDILDNIGNTKFLTQIDLLKGYYQVPLTDKAKKISSFVTPFGLFSYLVMPFGLCNAPATFQRMMAEITRGLKDVFAYLDDIVIASKTWEEHLSTLEELFQRLQKVGLTINLAKSSFGQAKVVYLGHCIGSGEIIPKGANIDNIKNIPIPATRQQLKSFLGMVSYYAKFIKNFAVITAPLYALTSPKVKFDWTEEHCHIFKQLKSILVSKPLLRAADFNKEFFMQIDASNTGYGAVLLQSYSVGTTETPPPLHHLLPIAYHSRFFKGAQTRWATVEKELYAIVASLLHFQRYLEGHHRVLVYTDHRPLIFLERSLLRNNKLLRWSYILSAFNLQLQSIGGTNNLIADTLSRLPPPSTPQPSSPNIVGPS, from the exons agagtacatagcagtaagtgacttaaccacaactactcttctacccgaggctgaggtggatattgcttgtccttattttacaggtaaggcaaaagttgccgtcttagataaaccattaccttgttaccctattcagatgattattggtaatgatcttgcaggatcctctgtacttaaacctaaattgattgtaacaacacctgaggtagtaatcaaagatgagctctccaaaaagccaggtaaaatctcccaagtaatcactagatcatctagtaaaatgtccagcactaattttcctcccaaggtaaagaatgacagaataacagaggctctggatttagttgatataaagaaggaccagtttgctgtactccaacagaaggattcaagtttgaaagcactctgggataaagtcgtggatcctactgacaaccctaaaactccatacttttatgtggagaaaaatattttgtttcgccaTTACAAGTCTCCCAAAGCTCCAACATCTAACTCATGGCATGACTGTTTTCAGGTTGTTTTTCCAGAGCCCTTAAGGAAACCCTTACTTGACCTCGCTCATTCAACAGAATCCCATCTTGGAGTGAATAAAACCTACAAGAGgttgtttgaggatttttattggccagaaatgagaaaggacatcaaggagttcattgcttcttgtcaccactgtcagatcactggtaagcctaatgagaaaatacctccagcaccacttcaaagcattccagtacctaagtcaccatttgataag actaatggtgccttggagagaatgcaccagactttaaaaagtttgttacggaagtatatcagtgaaacatcacagcactgggatgaggacctcgatcttctcatgtatgtacttagatgtacacctcatgattccacaggggtatccccatttgaactaatgttcggtcgaaaaccaagaactatattaagttcggtaaaggagaatattttgcagaggaagccagaagaaactacaaatatttatcagtatttaaaagaattaaaaaagaaatttacttacatttatgatattgctactactaatttagtttcttcccagcagaagatgcaaaacatatacaataagaaggcaaaaatgagagagttcaaaactgacgaccaagttttagtgtatcatcctattcctggcgctcccttacgagaaaaatatgctggaccttacaagatcgttcataggacctccaaagtaaactacataatcagcactccagaccgaaaacgacaaactcaattagttcatgtaaacctcCTTAAACCCTATATCACTCCAGTCAAAAAGGTGAGTCCTAATATTGCTTTAGTGATAACCAAAGCTAATACAGAGGTAACAAAGGTACCTAACCTAACAATAGATGAGGAaactaatgatggtgatgaaacTAATCTAATTTTATCGTTCAAGGATTTTGCTAATagtgaaattttaaaatctttaagttcatatctttctcacctatatgtacctcaaaaacaggcattgaaaagtctcttattaaagtttccagacattagtactgatattcctaagtgtagctctactgtccaccatgacatattgcttgaaccaaataccactccaatccgtcaacctttctatagagccacaggtgttaaactagaaacattgaagagggaagttcagtatttgttagacaataatttagcagagcccagtacatcgccttgggcttcaccatgtataTTGGTCCCCAAACCTAATGGGCAATTCAGACTCTGCACggattacaggaaattaaataaagtgactattaaagattcctatccacttcctagggttaatgacattctagataatattggaaataccaaattcttaactcaaatagatttactaaaaggatattatcaggtaccactgactgataaagctaagaaaatctcttcatttgtaacaccttttggtctcttttcttacttagtaatgccctttggactctgtaatgcccctgcaacgttccagcgcatgatggcagagataactagaggtcttaaagatgtgtttgcatatctcgacgacattgtgattgccagcaagacctgggaagaacatcttagcaccttggaagaactatttcaacgcctgcaaaaagtcgggctgacaatcaaccttgctaaaagttctttcggtcaagctaaagtagtttatctaggtcattgcattggtagtggggaaattatacctaaaggggctaatatagacaatatcaagaacattcctattcccgccaccagacagcaactaaagtcttttttaggaatggtttcttactatgctaaattcattaagaactttgctgttattactgctcctctctatgctcttacttcccctaaggtaaagtttgactggactgaagaacactgtcacatttttaaacaactgaagAGCATATTGGTTTCTAAACCCCTGTTAAGAgctgctgattttaataaagaatttttcatgcagattgacgccagcaatacaggttatggggctgttttgctacagtcttactcagtcggtaccacagaaacgccaccaccacttcatcatctccttcccatcgcctaccactctcgcttcttcaaaggagctcaaaccaggtgGGCCACTGTCGAGAAGGAGCTTTATGCCATCGTCGCATCGCTACTACACTTCCAACGCTACTTGGAAGGACACCACAGAGTATTAGTATATACCGACCATCGACCACTCATCTTCCTCGAACGCTCTCTCCTCCGAAACAACAAGTTGCTTCGTTGGTCATATATATTGTCGGCCTTCAATCTACAACTTCAGTCAATCGGAGGTACCAACAATCTCATCGCGGACACACTGTCGCGgcttccaccaccttcaacaccacaaccatctagtcccaatatagtgggcccatcttag